The following are encoded in a window of Primulina eburnea isolate SZY01 chromosome 4, ASM2296580v1, whole genome shotgun sequence genomic DNA:
- the LOC140829625 gene encoding protein FAR1-RELATED SEQUENCE 5-like has product MVDESQRYLLRSARKVSYAQGVTLRVMSEAGIKPSSALSYMEKESHGVENLGFIRKDAYNYLNYVTKGHSRVENGDAFELIQYFKTKSNDEDLFYWDVQMDENGRLSNFFFRDSRARIDYEYFGDVLSFDTTYRTNKYNLICALFVGINHHMDNVMFGLAFMSDETETSFQWLFKSFLESMGGKQPETIFTDQCQAMMNAIELVFPSSQHRLCQWHISKNAPSHLGHLNTNQAFKGMFMKCMQSCDSEEEFEGVWTKMIHDFALENHSWLRGMYKIRCKWSTSFSNDRFCAGLKATSRSECTNSILKYGGKKTFTLFEFVKRFQEIQKWWRIKESEEDYKCRHKFPAILVKNQPLLRHAAYVYTLEVYKIFEKELVNSLDIEFDSLPSFMGNPLEFAIRSLGQSTRVRNVTLDVETNEIKCTCHYFETVGVLCRHILIVLKFMNVHEIPEKYIKM; this is encoded by the coding sequence ATGGTTGATGAAAGTCAAAGATATTTGCTGCGATCGGCTCGTAAGGTTTCATATGCTCAAGGTGTAACTTTAAGAGTAATGTCAGAGGCCGGGATAAAACCTTCTAGTGCTTTGTCGTATATGGAAAAAGAGTCACACGGGGTGGAGAATTTAGGTTTCATTCGAAAAGATGCCTACAATTATCTGAATTATGTGACAAAGGGACACTCAAGGGTTGAAAATGGTGATGCTTTCGAATTGATACaatattttaaaactaaatCAAATGATGAAGATTTATTTTATTGGGATGTCCAAATGGATGAAAATGGTCGTCTGTCTAATTTTTTCTTCAGAGATAGTCGAGCTAGGATTGATTATGAATACTTTGGCGATGTGCTTTCTTTTGATACAACTTATCGGACTAACAAGTATAATTTAATATGCGCTCTTTTTGTTGGCATAAACCATCATATGGATAATGTGATGTTTGGGTTAGCTTTCATGTCTGATGAAACAGAGACTTCATTTCAGTGGTTGTTTAAATCATTTCTTGAATCTATGGGAGGAAAACAACCAGAAACAATTTTTACGGATCAGTGTCAAGCTATGATGAATGCTATTGAATTGGTGTTTCCTTCGTCACAACATCGTCTTTGCCAATGGCACATTTCAAAAAATGCTCCTTCGCATCTTGGTCATTTGAATACCAATCAAGCATTTAAGGGTATGTTTATGAAGTGTATGCAATCTTGTGATTCTGAAGAAGAATTTGAGGGAGTGTGGACAAAaatgattcatgattttgctCTTGAAAACCATTCGTGGCTAAGGGGAATGTACAAAATACGATGTAAATGGTCAACATCATTCAGTAATGATAGATTTTGTGCTGGACTTAAGGCTACCTCTAGAAGTGAATGCACAAACTCGATTTTGAAATATGGTGGAAAGAAAACTTTTACTCTTTTTGAATTTGTAAAGAGATTCCAAGAAATTCAAAAATGGTGGCGGATAAAAGAGAGTGAAGAAGACTACAAGTGTCGACATAAATTTCCTGcaattttggtgaaaaatcagCCATTGCTACGACATGCCGCATATGTTTACACACTTGAAGTCTacaagatatttgaaaaagaaTTGGTGAATTCTTTAGACATTGAGTTTGATAGTTTGCCTTCTTTCATGGGCAATCCACTTGAGTTTGCTATAAGATCACTTGGACAATCAACTAGGGTTCGAAACGTCACTCTAGATGTTGAAACTAATGAAATCAAATGCACTTGTCATTATTTTGAGACTGTTGGAGTGTTGTGTagacatattttgattgttttaaaatttatgaatgTTCATGAGATACCGGAGAAATACATAAAGATGTGA